The Acidobacteriota bacterium genome has a segment encoding these proteins:
- a CDS encoding electron transfer flavoprotein subunit beta/FixA family protein, translating into MNILVFVKRVPDTESRIRIQREARGIVEEGLNFVISPYDEYAVEEALRLKEAQGGAVRVVSVGRDEAAAVLRKTLAMGADEAFLVKDDAPEAYDGLRTARIIARAVERKFAGADLLLFGKQSVGADNSQVPAMAAELLGLPQATVVTKLTVEGGAATALREIEGGTEKVSLSLPAVVSAQKGLNEPRYETLRGIMAAKKKPVPVITLEELGFGPGEPSPGLEVTGLDAPAARQAGKVLQGDPAETARELARLLRDEAKVI; encoded by the coding sequence ATGAACATTCTCGTATTCGTCAAGCGGGTGCCCGACACGGAATCGCGCATCCGCATCCAGCGCGAGGCGCGCGGCATCGTCGAGGAGGGCCTGAACTTCGTCATCAGCCCCTACGACGAGTACGCGGTCGAAGAAGCGCTCCGCCTCAAGGAAGCCCAGGGCGGCGCGGTGCGCGTCGTCTCCGTTGGCCGCGACGAGGCGGCCGCGGTCCTGCGCAAGACTCTGGCCATGGGCGCCGACGAGGCCTTCCTGGTCAAGGACGACGCGCCGGAGGCCTACGACGGCCTTCGCACGGCCCGGATCATCGCCCGGGCCGTCGAGCGCAAGTTCGCCGGCGCGGACCTCCTGCTCTTCGGCAAGCAATCGGTCGGCGCCGACAACAGCCAGGTGCCGGCCATGGCGGCCGAGCTTCTCGGCCTGCCCCAGGCGACCGTCGTGACCAAGCTCACGGTCGAAGGCGGCGCGGCCACCGCCCTTCGGGAGATCGAGGGCGGCACGGAAAAGGTCTCCCTCTCCCTCCCGGCGGTCGTCAGCGCCCAGAAAGGGCTGAACGAGCCCCGCTACGAGACGCTCAGGGGCATCATGGCCGCCAAGAAGAAGCCGGTCCCCGTCATCACGCTCGAGGAGCTGGGCTTCGGGCCCGGGGAGCCCTCCCCGGGGCTCGAGGTGACCGGGCTCGACGCGCCGGCCGCCCGGCAGGCGGGCAAGGTCCTCCAGGGCGACCCGGCCGAGACGGCCCGGGAGCTGGCCCGCCTCCTTCGGGACGAGGCCAAGGTCATCTAG
- the fabF gene encoding beta-ketoacyl-ACP synthase II: protein MNRENHPGRRVVVTGIGLVSPLGTGTDKTWQALLRGESGIAPLTRFDVSRYATRFGGEVKDFDPLAFIDRKEARKMDLFIRFGLAAAELAVADSGIPAADLRSDRAGTYVGSGIGGLGSIEENLKVLWERGPDRVSPFFLIQTIINEASGQISIRFGAKGPNCANATACSTGSHAIGDSFRIIARGEADIMIAGGAEAPLTPLSLAGFTAIKALSERNDEPAKASRPFDARRDGFVMGEGAGVVVLEELGRALRRNARIYAEVVGYGMTSDAYHVAAPDPTGDGAARVMKRALEDAGIAPGDVQYINAHGTSTQLNDKTETLAIKTVFGEAARRLAVNSTKSMTGHLLGAAGGLEAGISALALFHQVMPPTINYEFPDPDCDLDYVPNAARKAAIVHAVSNSFGFGGTNASLVLKAFDRP, encoded by the coding sequence ATGAACAGGGAGAACCATCCCGGACGGAGGGTCGTCGTCACCGGCATCGGTCTCGTGTCGCCCCTGGGCACGGGGACCGACAAGACCTGGCAGGCCCTTCTCCGCGGCGAGAGCGGCATCGCCCCCCTGACCCGTTTCGACGTCTCGCGCTACGCGACGCGATTCGGCGGGGAGGTCAAGGACTTCGACCCGCTGGCCTTCATCGACCGCAAAGAGGCCCGTAAGATGGACCTCTTCATCCGCTTCGGCCTGGCGGCCGCCGAGCTGGCCGTGGCCGACTCGGGCATCCCCGCGGCCGACCTGCGAAGCGACCGGGCCGGCACCTACGTCGGCTCGGGCATCGGCGGCCTGGGCTCGATCGAGGAGAACCTCAAGGTCCTCTGGGAGAGGGGCCCCGACCGCGTTTCGCCCTTCTTCCTTATCCAGACCATCATCAACGAGGCCTCGGGCCAGATCTCCATCCGCTTCGGGGCCAAAGGCCCGAACTGCGCCAACGCGACGGCCTGCAGCACGGGCTCCCATGCCATCGGCGACTCGTTCCGGATAATCGCCCGGGGCGAGGCCGACATCATGATCGCCGGCGGCGCCGAGGCGCCGCTGACCCCGCTCAGCCTGGCCGGGTTCACCGCGATCAAGGCCCTGTCGGAGCGGAACGACGAGCCGGCCAAGGCCTCGCGACCGTTCGACGCCAGGCGCGACGGCTTCGTCATGGGCGAGGGCGCCGGCGTCGTTGTCCTCGAGGAATTGGGCCGGGCCCTGCGCCGGAACGCCCGCATCTACGCCGAGGTCGTCGGCTACGGCATGACCAGCGACGCCTACCACGTCGCCGCGCCCGACCCGACCGGCGACGGGGCGGCCCGGGTCATGAAGAGGGCCCTCGAGGACGCCGGCATCGCCCCGGGGGACGTCCAGTACATCAACGCCCACGGCACCTCGACCCAGCTCAACGACAAGACCGAGACGCTGGCCATCAAGACCGTCTTCGGGGAGGCCGCCCGCCGGCTGGCCGTCAACTCGACCAAGTCCATGACCGGCCATCTGCTGGGCGCGGCCGGCGGCCTGGAGGCCGGCATCTCCGCCCTGGCCCTGTTCCACCAGGTCATGCCGCCGACCATCAACTACGAGTTCCCCGACCCCGACTGCGACCTGGACTACGTCCCCAACGCGGCCCGGAAGGCCGCGATCGTCCACGCCGTCAGCAATTCGTTCGGCTTCGGCGGGACCAACGCCTCGCTCGTCCTGAAGGCGTTCGACCGGCCGTGA
- the acpP gene encoding acyl carrier protein produces the protein MQKDELLKKVRAIVSDKLSISEEQVTEDASFIDDLGADSLDTVELVMALEDEFGLDIPDDQAEKLTTVGKAIDYIMGHAK, from the coding sequence ATGCAAAAAGACGAGCTGCTCAAGAAGGTCAGAGCGATCGTTTCGGACAAGCTGAGCATCAGCGAGGAGCAGGTCACGGAGGACGCGTCCTTCATCGACGATCTCGGCGCCGACTCCCTGGATACCGTCGAGCTGGTCATGGCCCTGGAGGACGAGTTCGGGCTGGATATCCCCGATGACCAGGCCGAAAAGCTGACCACGGTCGGCAAGGCCATCGACTATATCATGGGGCACGCCAAGTAG
- the fabG gene encoding 3-oxoacyl-[acyl-carrier-protein] reductase has product MKRFEGRVAIITGASQGIGETIARELAAEGATVVLVDIQKDKLEAVARSIAEAGGRAEARDADVGDTAAADRTVAAVAAAHGRIDHLVNNAGITRDTLLMRMKEEDWDAVLRVNLKGTFNFSRAVLRTMIGARYGRIVNIASVAGQMGNAGQANYAASKAGVIAFAKSLAREVGSRGITVNAVAPGFIATAMTGALPEDVRKAYLELIPLKKFGLPIDVANAVKFLLSDDAAYITGQVVSVNGGMYM; this is encoded by the coding sequence ATGAAGCGCTTCGAAGGCAGGGTGGCCATCATCACCGGCGCCTCCCAGGGGATCGGCGAGACGATCGCCCGCGAGCTGGCCGCCGAGGGGGCGACGGTCGTCCTCGTCGACATCCAGAAGGACAAGCTCGAGGCCGTGGCCCGGTCGATCGCCGAGGCCGGCGGGCGGGCCGAGGCCCGCGACGCCGACGTCGGCGACACGGCCGCCGCGGACCGGACCGTGGCCGCCGTGGCCGCGGCCCACGGCCGGATCGACCACCTGGTCAACAACGCCGGCATAACCCGCGACACCCTCCTCATGCGCATGAAGGAGGAGGATTGGGACGCCGTCCTGCGGGTCAACCTCAAGGGAACGTTCAATTTCTCCCGGGCCGTCCTGCGGACGATGATCGGTGCGCGCTACGGCCGGATCGTCAACATCGCCTCGGTCGCGGGCCAGATGGGCAACGCCGGCCAGGCCAACTACGCCGCCTCCAAGGCCGGGGTCATCGCCTTCGCCAAGTCCCTGGCCCGCGAGGTCGGCAGCCGCGGCATCACCGTCAACGCGGTCGCGCCCGGCTTCATCGCCACGGCCATGACCGGCGCCCTGCCCGAGGACGTCCGCAAGGCCTACCTCGAGCTCATCCCCCTGAAGAAATTCGGGCTTCCCATCGACGTGGCAAATGCGGTAAAATTCCTTCTCTCCGACGATGCGGCCTATATCACCGGCCAGGTGGTCAGTGTGAACGGCGGCATGTATATGTGA
- the plsX gene encoding phosphate acyltransferase PlsX has protein sequence MRIAVDAMGGDFGPKATVPGALDAAQDLDIEVLLVGLESSVRRELDRHKPAPARVTVINAPEAIGMGEGLLSFRNKKASSIRVAAQLVKDGRADALVSMGNTGAVVYISRDVLGALKGVDRPALALLVPTVERQTLLLDVGANANCQPHNLVQFALMGKIFMEAVAGVRDPRIGLMSIGEEKGKGNDLVKEAFDRLQVAPLSFVGNVEGKDLFSGAVDVVVSDGFTGNVALKTSEGVVQSVVSMARHEITKNIFAMLGFLLMKRHLKRLYKKIDYTEYGGAQLLGLDGVCIIGHGRSNPAAVRNAIARAREFVANRVQGKIQAEILRYEHALRGDAA, from the coding sequence ATGAGAATCGCCGTCGACGCGATGGGGGGGGATTTCGGACCGAAAGCGACCGTGCCGGGAGCTCTGGACGCCGCCCAGGACCTCGATATCGAGGTCCTCCTCGTCGGCCTCGAAAGCTCCGTCCGCCGCGAGCTGGACCGGCACAAGCCGGCGCCGGCCCGCGTCACCGTCATCAACGCCCCCGAGGCCATCGGCATGGGCGAGGGGCTCCTGTCCTTCCGCAATAAGAAGGCCTCCTCGATCCGCGTCGCGGCCCAGCTCGTCAAGGACGGCCGGGCCGATGCCCTCGTCAGCATGGGCAACACCGGCGCGGTCGTCTATATCTCGCGCGATGTCCTCGGCGCCCTCAAGGGCGTCGACCGGCCCGCCCTGGCCCTCCTCGTGCCCACGGTCGAGAGGCAGACCCTGCTCCTCGACGTCGGGGCCAACGCCAACTGCCAGCCCCACAACCTGGTCCAGTTCGCGCTCATGGGCAAGATCTTCATGGAGGCGGTGGCCGGCGTGCGCGACCCGCGCATCGGCCTGATGAGCATCGGCGAGGAGAAGGGCAAGGGCAACGACCTGGTCAAGGAGGCCTTTGACCGGCTCCAGGTCGCGCCCCTGAGCTTCGTCGGCAACGTCGAGGGCAAGGACCTGTTCTCCGGGGCCGTGGACGTCGTCGTCAGCGACGGCTTCACCGGGAACGTCGCCCTGAAGACCTCCGAGGGGGTCGTCCAGAGCGTCGTGTCGATGGCCCGCCACGAGATCACCAAGAACATCTTCGCCATGCTCGGCTTTCTCCTGATGAAGCGGCATCTCAAGCGGCTCTACAAGAAGATCGACTACACGGAATACGGCGGGGCCCAGCTCCTCGGCCTCGACGGCGTCTGCATCATCGGCCATGGCCGGTCGAACCCGGCCGCGGTCCGCAACGCCATCGCCCGGGCCCGGGAGTTCGTCGCCAACAGGGTCCAGGGGAAGATCCAGGCCGAGATCCTCCGCTACGAGCACGCCTTGAGAGGAGACGCCGCATGA
- the rpmF gene encoding 50S ribosomal protein L32, translating into MPNPKRRHSPTRKGKRRSHDGLTTPTFSVCPKCGNPKLPHRACPECGYYKGRQVTEGTKD; encoded by the coding sequence ATGCCTAATCCAAAGAGACGCCATTCGCCCACGAGAAAAGGGAAACGCCGCTCCCATGACGGGCTGACCACGCCCACCTTCTCCGTCTGCCCCAAGTGCGGCAACCCCAAGCTGCCCCACCGGGCCTGCCCCGAGTGCGGCTACTACAAGGGACGGCAGGTGACGGAAGGGACGAAAGACTGA
- a CDS encoding DUF177 domain-containing protein encodes MLIDLDRVPKEGLRVSGDFEFLSLDLIEENAVFLEPAHADVAIRLVGDEVYIQGEVTARLSFVCSRCLMPFEFPVASRFDLVYLPEDLDALSEELSDEKIDQMFYSGRQLDLRAVVLEQLNLTFPAKPLCAPDCEGICAVCGEIIRDARCSCMVKEPDPRWNKLKFPVRDKS; translated from the coding sequence ATGCTCATCGATCTCGACCGCGTCCCCAAGGAGGGCCTGAGGGTTTCAGGAGACTTCGAATTCCTGAGCCTGGACCTGATCGAGGAGAACGCGGTCTTCCTGGAGCCGGCCCACGCCGACGTCGCCATCCGCCTGGTCGGTGACGAGGTCTATATCCAGGGCGAGGTCACGGCCCGGCTCAGCTTCGTCTGCTCGCGCTGCCTGATGCCGTTCGAGTTCCCTGTGGCCAGCCGGTTCGATCTCGTTTACCTGCCCGAGGACCTGGACGCCCTGTCCGAGGAGCTGTCCGACGAGAAGATCGACCAGATGTTCTACAGCGGCCGCCAGCTCGACCTGCGGGCCGTCGTTCTCGAGCAGCTCAACCTGACCTTCCCGGCCAAGCCGCTGTGCGCGCCCGACTGCGAGGGCATCTGCGCCGTCTGCGGCGAGATCATCCGCGACGCCAGGTGCTCCTGCATGGTGAAAGAACCAGATCCCCGCTGGAATAAGCTTAAATTTCCCGTGAGAGACAAGAGTTAA